The following coding sequences are from one bacterium BMS3Abin11 window:
- a CDS encoding RDD family protein: MNNVDNQQTVGFFRLTASIFYDALLLTAVLFFATIPLIFIPEDMQSIQLVEGMKIFWYLLVSYIYFAGFWLKGGQTPGMRPWKITLVDVQGGKPNKKQVTVRFFSAMLSWALAGLGFLWMIVDRDHFSLHDHLSSSKLVLVKKP; this comes from the coding sequence ATGAATAATGTAGATAACCAGCAAACTGTAGGGTTTTTCCGGCTTACTGCATCCATCTTTTATGATGCTCTTTTACTGACTGCAGTCCTGTTTTTTGCAACTATACCTCTTATTTTTATCCCTGAGGATATGCAATCTATCCAGCTAGTGGAGGGAATGAAAATTTTTTGGTACCTGTTGGTGAGTTATATCTATTTCGCAGGATTCTGGCTAAAAGGCGGACAAACACCAGGAATGAGGCCCTGGAAAATTACCCTGGTAGACGTGCAGGGCGGGAAACCGAACAAAAAACAGGTAACGGTGAGATTTTTTTCTGCCATGTTATCATGGGCACTGGCAGGCCTTGGCTTTCTCTGGATGATTGTTGATCGCGATCATTTCAGTCTGCATGATCATCTTTCGAGTAGCAAACTTGTGTTGGTGAAGAAACCATAG